The proteins below come from a single Leptospira ellinghausenii genomic window:
- the murC gene encoding UDP-N-acetylmuramate--L-alanine ligase: MIKGPILFLGIGGSGMSSLAHMALDLQIQVLGYDQKNSDTTDYLKERGVILYHSIGEIPLNGIQMVVYSSAINDKHKEVFHRIKEQNIPLKHRSEFMHLLVSNQKSISVAGSHGKTSTTTMVSQILTEMGLNPTIMIGGDTSLLQKRGGKIGTGEYAVYESDESDGTFLKHKANFRLLTNIDNDHLDYYHTREKLEQAFLTYMGFDVPGEVVLFARDPGITSVLESNYKTVVFDKGFRLSLLVTKEQTYEKWFQYFVSNYQSQITVIEYEISSDCLYFVFKNEKYSLTLPFPGIHYLTNGLVALTCALKLGITPSKSIEILSRYIGVKRRQEILGTWNGVTVIDDYGHHPTEIRMVINSLKEKNKANGKLHVVFQPHRYTRTKLLLNDLADSLTGADFLYLLPIYSAGESQIEGISSMSFLPFLDKTKTVLLPGLMEEDLMKIQSKLQKGDLLLCLGAGNVRDWGTQLLNGQH; this comes from the coding sequence ATGATAAAGGGACCTATCTTATTTTTAGGAATTGGTGGTAGTGGAATGTCGAGTTTAGCCCATATGGCGCTCGATTTACAAATACAAGTCCTTGGTTACGATCAAAAAAATTCTGATACAACTGATTATCTAAAAGAGCGTGGGGTGATTTTGTACCATTCCATTGGAGAAATTCCTTTAAATGGAATTCAGATGGTTGTATACAGTTCTGCCATCAATGACAAACACAAGGAAGTCTTCCATCGGATTAAGGAACAAAACATTCCTTTGAAACACCGATCTGAGTTTATGCACCTGCTTGTTTCCAATCAAAAATCCATCTCCGTCGCTGGTAGCCACGGTAAAACTTCTACAACAACGATGGTATCTCAAATTTTAACTGAAATGGGACTAAATCCAACAATCATGATTGGTGGTGATACGAGTTTGTTACAAAAAAGAGGTGGAAAAATTGGAACAGGTGAATACGCAGTTTATGAATCAGACGAATCAGATGGTACATTCTTAAAACACAAAGCCAATTTTCGTCTGCTTACCAATATCGATAACGATCACTTGGACTACTATCACACTCGAGAAAAACTGGAACAAGCATTCCTAACATACATGGGATTTGATGTTCCAGGAGAAGTTGTTTTGTTTGCTCGTGACCCAGGTATCACCTCCGTCTTAGAATCAAATTATAAAACGGTTGTTTTTGATAAAGGATTTCGCCTGAGTCTCCTCGTAACCAAAGAACAAACTTATGAAAAATGGTTCCAATATTTTGTATCTAACTACCAATCTCAAATCACTGTGATTGAATATGAAATCTCTTCCGATTGTTTGTATTTTGTATTCAAAAATGAAAAATATTCACTTACCTTACCTTTTCCTGGTATCCATTATTTAACCAATGGACTAGTTGCTCTCACTTGTGCTTTAAAATTAGGAATTACTCCATCAAAGTCGATTGAAATCCTATCTCGATACATTGGAGTGAAACGAAGGCAGGAAATTTTAGGCACCTGGAATGGTGTAACTGTCATCGATGATTATGGACATCATCCAACTGAAATTCGTATGGTGATCAATTCTTTAAAAGAGAAAAATAAGGCAAACGGGAAACTTCATGTTGTATTCCAACCACATCGGTATACTAGAACCAAGCTGTTGTTAAATGATCTTGCTGATTCATTAACAGGAGCAGATTTTTTGTACCTATTGCCCATTTATTCTGCTGGAGAAAGTCAAATTGAAGGGATTTCTTCGATGAGTTTTCTGCCGTTTTTAGACAAAACCAAAACAGTTCTTTTGCCAGGTTTGATGGAGGAAGATTTAATGAAAATCCAATCTAAATTGCAGAAAGGTGATTTACTCCTTTGTTTAGGAGCAGGAAACGTGAGAGATTGGGGAACTCAGTTATTAAATGGACAACACTAG
- a CDS encoding UDP-N-acetylmuramoyl-tripeptide--D-alanyl-D-alanine ligase: protein MIAPFEYSLSTILSLFSMKPDWENPKNPKFRWISTSSREIKKDSLFVPLRAERDGHQFIADALKAGASGFLCEKNHPILKSLSKEDQKKAIFVKDTLIALGKLSNYHRNRFNPTILAITGSSGKTTTKDLLGALFSYLDSKSIVITEKNYNNEIGVPFTLFRITELTRVVICEMGMNHRGEIERLSKIAEPSHALITNIGSAHIENLKSRENIAEEKSDIILGLRNSGVLFVPDDLDFLDRIKQKSKKQKVKVVVWKHTKNPELKINSIEKNGFHLQWKKESIHWRIPGSKLLSNVRGMIAVGAHFGISDLQMKRAIQTYKSPNKRLNIKKGYYTIIDDSYNANPESVLSSIDASVQYAQGKEIVWVLGTMKELGKFSKYYHEKIGKELEKIGKGTLLAFGEDTISMVKQFSRGKYFQDKQGIISYIKNEVPKGAVILIKGSRSMKMEEITTELDSFKG from the coding sequence ATGATCGCACCATTTGAATATTCCCTGTCAACTATTCTTAGTTTGTTTTCGATGAAACCAGATTGGGAGAATCCAAAGAATCCAAAATTTCGATGGATTTCTACCTCATCTCGGGAAATCAAAAAGGACTCTCTTTTTGTCCCTCTTCGTGCCGAACGTGATGGCCATCAGTTTATTGCAGACGCTTTAAAAGCGGGAGCTTCTGGATTTTTATGTGAGAAAAATCATCCCATTCTCAAATCATTATCAAAAGAAGACCAAAAAAAAGCAATTTTTGTCAAAGATACTTTGATAGCATTAGGAAAACTATCAAATTACCATAGAAATCGTTTTAACCCGACCATCCTTGCCATCACTGGTTCCTCAGGTAAAACTACCACAAAAGATCTATTAGGTGCACTTTTTTCTTATTTGGATTCTAAATCGATTGTGATAACAGAAAAGAATTACAATAATGAAATTGGTGTTCCCTTTACTCTCTTTCGAATCACAGAACTGACTAGAGTTGTTATCTGTGAAATGGGAATGAACCACCGAGGAGAGATAGAAAGATTATCAAAAATTGCAGAACCTAGTCATGCTTTGATCACCAATATTGGTTCGGCACATATCGAAAACCTAAAATCCAGAGAAAATATAGCAGAGGAAAAATCAGATATTATATTAGGGTTACGAAATTCTGGTGTACTCTTTGTTCCAGATGATTTGGATTTTTTGGATCGAATCAAACAAAAGTCAAAAAAACAAAAAGTTAAAGTAGTTGTTTGGAAACACACAAAAAATCCAGAACTAAAAATCAATTCCATTGAAAAAAATGGATTCCATCTACAATGGAAAAAAGAATCCATCCATTGGAGAATTCCAGGTTCCAAACTTCTCAGTAATGTACGTGGGATGATAGCTGTTGGTGCTCATTTTGGAATCTCTGATCTTCAAATGAAACGGGCGATCCAAACTTATAAAAGTCCCAACAAACGACTGAACATTAAAAAAGGGTATTATACCATCATCGATGACAGTTATAATGCAAATCCAGAGTCTGTTTTATCAAGTATAGATGCAAGTGTGCAATATGCTCAAGGAAAGGAAATTGTTTGGGTATTGGGGACTATGAAAGAACTAGGAAAGTTTTCCAAATATTACCATGAAAAGATTGGTAAAGAATTGGAAAAAATCGGGAAAGGAACCTTGCTAGCATTTGGTGAAGATACGATTTCAATGGTAAAACAATTTTCACGTGGAAAGTATTTTCAAGATAAACAAGGAATCATTTCTTATATCAAAAATGAGGTTCCGAAAGGTGCAGTGATTTTAATCAAAGGATCTAGGTCTATGAAAATGGAAGAAATTACCACTGAACTTGATTCATTTAAAGGTTGA
- a CDS encoding 5-(carboxyamino)imidazole ribonucleotide synthase produces MKLGVLGSGQLGQMMCLEAIPLGHEFYCYSPDQNSPSQKVGARETVASYESSEHLKKFLDTIDVLSFEFENIPKQTLEFLKQQKDTPVYPPAQALIIAQDRFLEKSHFRKLGFRTAEYFHLTKDSSKFEISIPFPWIIKTLRFGYDGKGQVKIQNRTDYKVFLENAFQNVGSEYLIEEVIPFQKEISIILTRFQNGDIVCYGAVENEHKHHILDLSIFPARIPIGLNLESIELASKLALSLQYVGTMGVEFFVKDNLLYLNEFAPRPHNTGHYTQDCQSFSQFYLHVQAISGNTPPSDVRPKPTLMKNILGNQYEESLEITKELLKDDRYRLHLYGKEEAKPGRKMGHMNFKGTLEEVNPLFHEL; encoded by the coding sequence ATGAAACTTGGCGTTTTGGGTTCAGGCCAGTTAGGTCAAATGATGTGTTTAGAAGCAATTCCGCTTGGTCATGAATTTTATTGTTATTCACCAGATCAAAATTCACCTTCGCAGAAAGTTGGTGCAAGGGAGACTGTCGCTTCCTACGAATCCTCTGAGCATTTGAAAAAATTTTTAGATACAATTGATGTATTAAGTTTTGAATTTGAAAATATTCCAAAACAAACTCTGGAATTTCTAAAACAACAAAAGGATACTCCGGTTTATCCGCCTGCACAAGCACTGATCATTGCCCAAGATCGTTTTTTAGAAAAATCGCATTTCAGAAAACTTGGATTTCGTACTGCTGAATATTTTCATTTAACGAAAGACAGTTCTAAATTTGAGATATCAATTCCTTTTCCATGGATCATCAAAACTTTGCGTTTTGGTTATGATGGCAAAGGACAAGTGAAAATTCAGAATCGAACGGATTACAAAGTATTTTTAGAGAATGCCTTCCAAAATGTTGGTTCTGAATACCTAATTGAAGAAGTAATTCCGTTTCAAAAAGAAATCAGCATCATTTTAACTCGATTTCAAAATGGAGACATTGTTTGTTATGGTGCTGTAGAAAATGAACACAAACATCACATCTTAGATCTATCAATTTTTCCTGCAAGGATTCCCATTGGTCTCAATTTAGAATCGATTGAACTTGCTTCAAAACTTGCTCTGTCATTACAGTATGTAGGAACGATGGGTGTTGAATTTTTTGTAAAAGACAATTTATTGTATTTAAATGAATTTGCTCCTAGACCACATAACACTGGTCACTATACTCAAGATTGCCAAAGTTTTTCTCAATTTTACCTGCATGTGCAGGCAATTTCTGGAAACACTCCACCTTCAGATGTAAGACCAAAACCCACATTAATGAAAAACATTTTGGGTAACCAGTATGAAGAAAGTTTGGAAATCACAAAGGAACTCTTAAAAGACGATCGATACCGTTTACATTTATATGGAAAAGAAGAAGCAAAACCGGGCAGGAAAATGGGTCATATGAATTTTAAGGGAACACTGGAAGAAGTAAACCCCCTATTCCATGAGTTATGA
- the purE gene encoding 5-(carboxyamino)imidazole ribonucleotide mutase, with protein sequence MTNLVPKVAVIMGSFSDWDTMKETCEILTEFGIPFEKEIVSAHRSPERMFEFAKNAKSNGFAVIIAGAGGAAHLPGMTASLTTLPVLGVPILSKALNGMDSLLSIVQMPKGVPVGTLAIGTSGAANAGLLAVRIISLLDPKLSKKLEEYANTNRISALSKNDQLV encoded by the coding sequence ATGACAAACCTTGTGCCAAAAGTTGCAGTGATTATGGGATCCTTTTCTGATTGGGATACCATGAAGGAAACCTGTGAAATCCTCACTGAATTTGGTATTCCATTTGAGAAAGAAATTGTTTCTGCTCACCGTTCGCCAGAACGAATGTTTGAATTTGCAAAAAATGCCAAATCAAATGGATTTGCTGTCATCATTGCAGGAGCTGGTGGTGCTGCCCATCTTCCAGGAATGACAGCTTCACTTACCACCCTACCCGTGTTAGGTGTGCCGATTTTATCGAAAGCTTTAAATGGAATGGATAGTTTGCTTTCCATTGTACAGATGCCAAAAGGAGTTCCAGTGGGAACACTTGCCATTGGAACCAGTGGGGCAGCCAATGCAGGTTTACTTGCTGTCCGTATCATTTCTCTACTCGATCCGAAACTTTCTAAAAAACTAGAAGAATATGCAAATACAAATCGGATCTCTGCTCTTTCAAAAAATGACCAACTGGTTTAG
- a CDS encoding Gfo/Idh/MocA family protein — protein sequence MKPTKIKTILIGLGRIASKLEKDPYRKKPCTHMGVLMSDWGKSQFDFLFGFDTSPEVCLEFQNQWKTQSETVFPGPYVKNNSSTIDLAIIATPSHTHEFYAKKCLQLGIKNLLIEKPVAMSKRGAKSIAKLAKAKKARVWINHERRYHPSYVFVRDELKKGNFGILKSIRASVFTSAKNPGIAFSKFGGGPLLHDGTHAMDLIHWLVGKPKLIFAKMERPKKGMVETRAFACFESKPNVEIVLDVSGGRDYFQFEIDIHTSSHRIICSNDGFQFFESAPSKLYKGFQSLKLYQPKQFPKPESSNAFLGIYKEIQSVIHGKSDHMEGTLSENIQILESIESIYRH from the coding sequence ATGAAACCAACTAAAATCAAAACGATTCTCATTGGTCTTGGTCGAATCGCATCCAAGTTGGAAAAGGACCCATATCGGAAAAAACCATGCACTCATATGGGTGTGCTCATGTCTGATTGGGGGAAAAGCCAATTTGACTTTCTGTTTGGTTTTGATACAAGTCCTGAGGTTTGTTTAGAATTCCAAAACCAATGGAAAACTCAGTCGGAAACAGTTTTTCCAGGCCCCTATGTAAAAAACAATTCTTCGACAATTGATTTAGCCATCATTGCAACCCCGAGCCATACCCATGAATTTTATGCGAAGAAATGTTTACAACTTGGTATAAAAAACCTCCTGATAGAAAAACCAGTCGCTATGTCCAAAAGAGGGGCAAAATCGATTGCAAAATTGGCAAAGGCAAAAAAAGCAAGGGTATGGATCAACCATGAAAGAAGATACCACCCAAGTTACGTATTTGTAAGAGATGAATTAAAAAAAGGAAATTTCGGAATTCTTAAATCCATTCGTGCTTCCGTTTTCACATCGGCAAAAAATCCAGGTATCGCATTTTCTAAGTTTGGTGGTGGTCCATTACTCCACGATGGAACACATGCAATGGATCTTATCCATTGGCTAGTCGGAAAACCAAAACTCATTTTTGCAAAAATGGAAAGACCAAAGAAAGGAATGGTCGAAACAAGGGCTTTTGCATGTTTTGAGTCTAAACCCAATGTTGAAATCGTATTAGATGTATCTGGTGGCAGAGATTATTTCCAATTTGAAATCGATATCCATACAAGTTCACATCGTATCATATGTTCAAATGATGGATTTCAGTTCTTTGAGTCAGCTCCTTCTAAATTGTATAAAGGATTCCAAAGCCTCAAATTATACCAACCCAAACAGTTTCCAAAACCAGAATCTTCGAATGCGTTTTTGGGAATTTATAAAGAAATCCAATCTGTCATTCATGGTAAATCAGATCATATGGAAGGAACATTGTCCGAAAATATCCAAATTTTAGAAAGTATCGAATCTATCTACAGGCACTAA